One region of Streptomyces capillispiralis genomic DNA includes:
- a CDS encoding class I SAM-dependent methyltransferase, translating into MPTTPEPGILAAFEAAKGFMPADEGLALYAAAAEAARLGLPLLEVGTYCGRSTILLADAARTAGVTALTVDHHRGSEEQQPGWDYHDPETVDPELGLMDTLPTFRRTLHRAGLEDHVVALVGRSPQIAALWNAPLSLVFIDGGHTDEHATADYEGWAPHVADGGLLVIHDVFPDPVDEFTGQAPHRVHLRALASGAFTEVSATGSLRVLRRTGAGV; encoded by the coding sequence ATGCCGACGACGCCCGAGCCCGGGATCCTGGCCGCGTTCGAGGCGGCGAAGGGCTTCATGCCCGCGGACGAGGGCCTGGCCCTGTACGCGGCGGCCGCCGAGGCCGCCCGGCTGGGGCTGCCGCTGCTGGAGGTCGGCACCTACTGCGGCCGCTCCACGATCCTGCTGGCGGACGCGGCCCGCACGGCCGGCGTCACCGCGCTCACCGTGGACCACCACCGCGGCAGCGAGGAGCAGCAGCCCGGCTGGGACTACCACGACCCGGAGACCGTCGACCCCGAGCTGGGCCTGATGGACACCCTGCCCACCTTCCGCCGCACCCTGCACCGGGCGGGCCTGGAGGACCACGTGGTGGCGCTGGTCGGCCGCTCCCCGCAGATCGCCGCCCTGTGGAACGCGCCGCTGTCGCTCGTCTTCATCGACGGCGGCCACACCGACGAGCACGCCACGGCCGACTACGAGGGCTGGGCCCCGCACGTCGCCGACGGCGGCCTGCTCGTCATCCACGACGTCTTCCCCGACCCGGTGGACGAGTTCACCGGCCAGGCCCCCCACCGCGTCCACCTCCGGGCCCTCGCGTCCGGCGCGTTCACCGAGGTGTCCGCCACCGGCTCGCTGCGCGTACTGCGCCGGACGGGCGCGGGCGTCTGA
- a CDS encoding MFS transporter: protein MTRTTTDRPSGRAGGAVVPVLAFAGIVVAVMQTLLVPVIKDLPRLLDTAPADATWVLTSTLLSGAVATPIMGRLGDLYGKRRMLVTSLAVMVVGALISAFTSDLLLMITGRTLQGFAMGAIPLGIGLMRDMLPPERLGSAMALMSSSIGVGGGLALPAAALVAQHSDWHALYFGAAGLGVLAIALTLLVVPESPARAGGGFDLPGALGLSAGLVLFLLPVSKGSDWGWTSATTLTLFGAAALVLLLWGLMELRVSAPLVDLRTTARREVLLTNLASIMVGVSFFVVSLVLPQLLQLPAATGHGLGQSMVVAGLCVAPLGLTMMFTAPLYARLSARYGPKSTLILGLLIIAAGYGGGLGLMDAAWQTVVTSVVLGAGIGLAYSSLPALIIGAVPASETGAANGLNTLMRSVGTSVSSAVIGMVLANTADTVGGVEIPTLHGFRISFLIATAAVAVGLVLALFLPGGRPSETTRLRASSEEDANLERAEAALRGFRGRVLDAAGAPVARARVTLIDRSGRRAGATVSADDGGYALTVPAPGPYVIAARAAGHAPLAAPATHAGDERPVELDLSLPGETVSA from the coding sequence ATGACGCGTACGACGACCGACCGTCCTTCCGGCAGAGCGGGCGGGGCCGTGGTCCCGGTGCTCGCCTTCGCGGGCATCGTTGTCGCGGTGATGCAGACCCTGCTGGTCCCGGTCATCAAGGACCTGCCCCGGCTGCTGGACACGGCCCCCGCCGACGCCACCTGGGTCCTGACCTCGACCCTGCTGTCCGGCGCGGTGGCCACCCCCATCATGGGCCGCCTCGGCGACCTGTACGGCAAGCGCCGCATGCTGGTCACCAGCCTCGCGGTGATGGTGGTCGGCGCGCTGATCAGCGCCTTCACCAGTGATCTGCTGCTGATGATCACCGGCCGTACGCTCCAGGGCTTCGCCATGGGCGCGATCCCGCTGGGCATCGGCCTGATGCGCGACATGCTGCCCCCCGAGCGGCTCGGCTCCGCGATGGCCCTGATGAGCTCCTCCATAGGCGTCGGCGGCGGTCTCGCGCTGCCCGCCGCCGCGCTGGTCGCCCAGCACTCCGACTGGCACGCCCTCTACTTCGGCGCCGCCGGCCTCGGCGTCCTGGCGATCGCGCTCACCCTGCTCGTCGTGCCGGAGTCCCCCGCCCGCGCCGGCGGCGGCTTCGACCTGCCGGGCGCGCTGGGCCTGTCCGCCGGGCTGGTGCTGTTCCTGCTCCCCGTATCCAAGGGCAGCGACTGGGGCTGGACCTCCGCGACCACCCTGACCCTGTTCGGCGCGGCCGCCCTGGTCCTGCTGCTGTGGGGCCTGATGGAGCTGCGCGTCTCCGCGCCGCTGGTCGACCTGCGCACCACCGCCCGCCGCGAGGTCCTGCTCACCAACCTCGCGTCGATCATGGTCGGTGTCTCCTTCTTCGTCGTCTCCCTGGTCCTGCCGCAGCTGCTCCAGCTGCCCGCCGCCACCGGTCACGGGCTCGGCCAGTCGATGGTCGTCGCGGGCCTGTGCGTGGCCCCGCTGGGCCTGACGATGATGTTCACGGCCCCCCTGTACGCCCGCCTCTCCGCCCGGTACGGCCCCAAGAGCACCCTGATCCTCGGCCTGCTGATCATCGCCGCCGGCTACGGCGGCGGCCTCGGCCTGATGGACGCCGCCTGGCAGACGGTCGTCACCTCGGTGGTCCTCGGCGCGGGCATCGGCCTCGCCTACTCCTCCCTGCCCGCCCTGATCATCGGCGCGGTCCCGGCCTCCGAGACGGGCGCGGCGAACGGCCTGAACACCCTGATGCGCTCCGTCGGCACCTCGGTGTCGAGCGCCGTCATCGGCATGGTGCTGGCCAACACCGCGGACACGGTGGGCGGCGTGGAGATCCCCACCCTGCACGGCTTCCGTATCTCCTTCCTGATCGCGACGGCGGCGGTGGCCGTGGGCCTGGTCCTGGCCCTGTTCCTGCCCGGCGGACGCCCGTCGGAGACGACGCGGCTGCGGGCGAGCAGCGAGGAGGACGCGAACCTGGAGCGTGCCGAGGCGGCCCTGCGCGGCTTCCGCGGCCGGGTCCTGGACGCGGCCGGCGCCCCGGTCGCCCGCGCCCGGGTGACCCTGATCGACCGCAGCGGCCGCCGGGCGGGCGCCACCGTCTCCGCCGACGACGGCGGCTACGCGCTCACCGTCCCCGCGCCGGGCCCGTACGTCATCGCCGCCCGCGCCGCCGGACACGCCCCGCTCGCCGCCCCGGCGACCCACGCGGGGGACGAGCGCCCGGTCGAGCTGGACCTGTCCCTGCCGGGCGAGACGGTCTCCGCCTGA
- a CDS encoding WGxxGxxG family protein, which yields MRKLVGTVAIGILLAVAPAGAALAQNAEQITAQPTAVTVVQAQEEDDDDGGNGGLWGLLGLLGLAGLIPRRNKRDQHRDHSGSTRM from the coding sequence ATGCGCAAACTCGTAGGCACCGTCGCCATCGGCATCCTTCTCGCCGTCGCCCCCGCCGGCGCGGCCCTCGCCCAGAATGCCGAACAGATCACGGCCCAGCCGACCGCCGTCACGGTCGTCCAGGCGCAGGAGGAGGACGACGACGACGGCGGCAACGGCGGGCTGTGGGGCCTGCTCGGCCTGCTGGGGCTGGCCGGGCTCATCCCGCGCAGGAACAAGCGCGACCAGCACCGCGACCACAGCGGCAGCACCCGCATGTGA
- a CDS encoding MFS transporter, translated as MLEATGTTRMSGRSAPPVWLVVALACAGQFLVVLDISVVNVALPSMRTGLGLDEQGLQWVVNAYAIAFAGFMLLGGRAGDLYGRKRMFLVGLGLFTLASLAGGLAQEGWQLLLARAVQGLGAAVLAPSTLTIVTSAVPEGAARARAIATWTAVGAGGGAAGGFVGGVLVDLLSWRWVLLINVPVGALVLAGAARWLVESRAGDGRRLDLPGAVLVTAGLATLAYGISQTEAEGWTAAATLVPLSAGLLLIALFLLVEARTRSPLMPLGLLRLRSVASANVAMFLSGSAMFCMWFFMTLYAQNVLGYTPLEAGLALVPSSLAVILGSKAAPRLMRTAGPRTVAVLGTLIATAGFGWQSTMTADGAYLTAIMFPGILMMLGAGLAGTPLAALATSGAAPQEAGLVSGLVNTSRTMGGSLGLAVMSTIAAAHTAGAARTPRTLTEGYAVVFGTGAAVLAAGAVLMWVWLPRETADAH; from the coding sequence ATGCTCGAAGCCACCGGCACCACCCGCATGTCCGGCCGTTCCGCGCCTCCCGTGTGGCTGGTGGTGGCACTCGCCTGCGCCGGTCAGTTCCTCGTCGTGCTCGACATCTCCGTGGTGAACGTCGCACTGCCGTCCATGCGCACCGGCCTGGGACTCGACGAGCAGGGCCTGCAGTGGGTGGTGAACGCGTACGCCATCGCCTTCGCCGGCTTCATGCTGCTCGGCGGACGCGCGGGCGACCTCTACGGGCGCAAGCGCATGTTCCTCGTCGGCCTCGGCCTGTTCACCCTGGCCTCGCTGGCCGGCGGGCTCGCCCAGGAGGGCTGGCAGCTGCTGCTGGCGCGGGCGGTGCAGGGACTCGGGGCGGCCGTGCTGGCCCCCTCCACGCTCACCATCGTCACCTCCGCCGTGCCGGAGGGCGCGGCCCGCGCCCGCGCCATCGCGACCTGGACGGCGGTCGGCGCGGGCGGCGGCGCGGCCGGCGGGTTCGTCGGCGGGGTGCTGGTGGACCTGCTGTCCTGGCGGTGGGTGCTGCTGATCAACGTGCCCGTGGGGGCGCTCGTGCTGGCCGGAGCCGCCCGGTGGCTGGTGGAGAGCCGGGCCGGGGACGGGCGGCGGCTCGACCTGCCGGGCGCGGTGCTGGTCACCGCCGGCCTGGCGACCCTGGCGTACGGCATCTCGCAGACCGAGGCCGAGGGCTGGACGGCCGCCGCCACCCTGGTGCCGCTGAGCGCCGGACTCCTCCTCATCGCCCTGTTCCTCCTCGTCGAGGCACGGACCAGGTCCCCGCTGATGCCGCTCGGACTGCTGCGGCTGCGCTCGGTGGCGTCGGCGAACGTGGCGATGTTCCTCAGCGGCTCCGCCATGTTCTGCATGTGGTTCTTCATGACCCTGTACGCGCAGAACGTGCTCGGCTACACCCCGCTGGAGGCGGGTCTGGCCCTGGTGCCCAGTTCGCTCGCCGTGATCCTCGGCTCCAAGGCAGCGCCCCGGCTGATGCGGACGGCCGGTCCGCGTACCGTCGCCGTGCTCGGCACGCTGATCGCGACGGCCGGCTTCGGCTGGCAGTCGACGATGACCGCCGACGGCGCGTACCTGACCGCGATCATGTTCCCCGGCATCCTGATGATGCTGGGCGCGGGCCTCGCCGGGACCCCGCTCGCCGCACTGGCCACGTCCGGCGCCGCACCGCAGGAGGCCGGTCTGGTCTCCGGGCTCGTCAACACCTCCCGCACGATGGGCGGTTCGCTGGGACTCGCGGTCATGTCGACCATCGCGGCGGCCCACACGGCGGGCGCCGCCCGCACCCCCCGCACGCTGACCGAGGGGTACGCGGTGGTCTTCGGCACGGGCGCGGCGGTACTGGCCGCGGGCGCGGTGCTGATGTGGGTGTGGCTGCCGCGGGAGACGGCCGACGCGCACTGA
- a CDS encoding MaoC/PaaZ C-terminal domain-containing protein → MPIDAAEALAAPPRTGEISWTARDVLLYHLGIGAGRPATDPGELRYTLESRLHVLPSFATVAGGGPPGVIDALSMPGVDVDLARVLHGGQSLTAHRPLPVEGTATTTARITAVYDKGEAAVLVLRREAADTDGPLWTDEALVHVRGAGGWGGERGPSARRETPAGTPDRTVERTVREEQALLYRLTGDRNPLHADPEFAARAGFARPVLHGLCTYGIALKAVVDTLLDGDVTRVRSHATRFVGVVYPGETLRIRMWRGDGEVRVVVGAVERGDVTVLAGTTVRHG, encoded by the coding sequence ATGCCCATCGACGCAGCCGAGGCGCTCGCCGCCCCGCCCCGGACCGGCGAAATCTCCTGGACCGCCCGGGACGTCCTGCTCTACCACCTCGGCATCGGCGCGGGCCGGCCCGCCACCGACCCCGGCGAACTGCGCTACACCCTGGAGTCCCGGCTGCACGTCCTGCCGAGCTTCGCCACCGTCGCGGGCGGCGGGCCGCCCGGAGTGATCGACGCGCTGTCCATGCCCGGCGTCGACGTCGACCTGGCCCGCGTCCTGCACGGCGGGCAGTCGCTCACCGCGCACCGCCCGCTGCCCGTCGAGGGCACCGCCACCACCACCGCCCGCATCACCGCCGTGTACGACAAGGGCGAGGCGGCCGTCCTCGTCCTGCGCAGGGAGGCCGCCGACACCGACGGTCCGCTGTGGACCGACGAGGCGCTGGTCCACGTACGCGGCGCCGGCGGCTGGGGCGGCGAACGGGGCCCGTCCGCGCGGCGCGAGACGCCCGCCGGGACGCCGGACCGGACCGTGGAGCGGACCGTCCGGGAGGAGCAGGCCCTGCTCTACCGCCTCACCGGCGACCGCAACCCCCTGCACGCCGACCCCGAGTTCGCCGCGCGCGCCGGTTTCGCACGGCCCGTCCTGCACGGGCTGTGCACCTACGGCATCGCGCTCAAGGCGGTCGTCGACACCCTGCTCGACGGGGACGTCACCCGCGTCCGCTCCCACGCCACCCGGTTCGTGGGGGTCGTGTACCCGGGCGAGACCCTGCGGATCCGGATGTGGCGCGGGGACGGCGAGGTGCGGGTCGTGGTGGGCGCCGTGGAGCGCGGGGACGTGACCGTGCTGGCCGGCACCACCGTGCGGCACGGCTGA
- a CDS encoding Nif3-like dinuclear metal center hexameric protein, translated as MPRLSEVIAALENLWPAERAESWDAVGTVVGEPDQEVTRVLFAVDPVQEIVDEAVRLGADLLVTHHPLYLRGTTTIAASTFKGRVVHTLIKNDIALHVAHTNADTADPGVSDALAGALGLRVVRPLVPDPADAEGRRGLGRVCELDHPLTVRDLAARAAERLPATAQGIRVAGDPDALVRTVAVSGGSGDSLFDHVRAAGVDAFLTADLRHHPVSEARAHSPLALLDAAHWATEWPWCELAAAQLDEISDRHGWGLRVHVSATVTDPWTAHAASTVTTSSGAPN; from the coding sequence GTGCCCCGTCTGTCTGAAGTCATCGCCGCGCTGGAGAACCTGTGGCCCGCCGAGCGGGCCGAGTCCTGGGACGCGGTCGGCACGGTCGTGGGCGAGCCCGACCAGGAGGTCACGCGGGTCCTGTTCGCCGTCGACCCGGTCCAGGAGATCGTGGACGAGGCGGTGAGGCTCGGCGCCGACCTGCTCGTCACCCACCACCCGCTCTACCTGCGCGGCACGACCACGATCGCGGCCTCCACCTTCAAGGGCCGCGTGGTGCACACCCTCATCAAGAACGACATCGCGCTGCACGTCGCCCACACCAACGCCGACACCGCCGACCCGGGCGTCTCCGACGCCCTCGCCGGCGCCCTCGGCCTCCGGGTCGTACGGCCCCTCGTCCCGGACCCCGCCGATGCCGAGGGCCGCCGGGGGCTGGGCCGCGTGTGCGAGCTCGACCACCCGCTGACCGTCCGCGACCTCGCCGCCCGCGCCGCCGAGCGCCTCCCCGCCACCGCGCAGGGCATCCGCGTCGCCGGCGACCCCGACGCGCTCGTGCGCACGGTCGCCGTCAGCGGCGGCTCCGGCGACAGCCTCTTCGACCACGTGCGGGCCGCGGGCGTCGACGCCTTCCTCACCGCGGACCTGCGCCACCACCCCGTGTCGGAGGCCCGCGCCCACAGTCCCCTCGCGCTGCTCGACGCGGCGCACTGGGCCACCGAGTGGCCCTGGTGCGAGCTGGCCGCAGCCCAGCTCGACGAGATCTCCGACCGCCACGGATGGGGACTTCGGGTCCACGTCTCGGCCACGGTCACCGACCCCTGGACCGCCCACGCGGCATCCACCGTCACCACTTCATCTGGAGCCCCCAACTGA
- a CDS encoding zinc ribbon domain-containing protein gives MNAAPADQIRLLDVQDLDVRLQQLAHRRRSLPEHAEIESLNRDLTQLRDLLVAAQTEESDCAREQTKAEQDVDQVRQRAARDQKRLDSGAVSSPKDLENLQRELTSLAKRQGDLEDVVLEVMERRESAQERVAELTERVGSVQGKIDDATARRDAAVEEIDGEVSSVTKEREVVAASVPEALLGLYDKLRAQQGGIGAAKLYARTCQGCRQELAITELNEIRSAAPDTVVRCENCRRILVRTSESGL, from the coding sequence CTGAACGCCGCGCCCGCCGACCAGATCCGCCTCCTCGACGTCCAGGACCTCGACGTCCGTCTCCAGCAGCTCGCGCACCGGCGCAGGTCGCTGCCCGAGCACGCCGAGATCGAGTCGCTGAACCGGGACCTCACCCAGCTGCGCGACCTGCTCGTCGCCGCGCAGACCGAGGAGAGCGACTGCGCCCGCGAGCAGACCAAGGCCGAGCAGGACGTGGACCAGGTGCGCCAGCGCGCCGCCCGCGACCAGAAGCGCCTCGACTCCGGTGCCGTCTCCTCGCCCAAGGACCTGGAGAACCTCCAGCGCGAGCTCACCTCCCTCGCCAAGCGGCAGGGCGACCTCGAGGACGTCGTCCTGGAGGTCATGGAGCGCCGTGAGTCCGCGCAGGAGCGGGTCGCCGAACTGACCGAGCGGGTCGGCTCCGTGCAGGGGAAGATCGACGACGCCACCGCCCGCCGGGACGCGGCCGTCGAGGAGATCGACGGCGAGGTGTCCTCGGTGACGAAGGAGCGCGAGGTCGTGGCCGCCTCCGTCCCCGAGGCGCTGCTCGGCCTGTACGACAAGCTGCGCGCGCAGCAGGGCGGCATCGGCGCGGCGAAGCTGTACGCCCGCACCTGCCAGGGCTGCCGCCAGGAGCTGGCCATCACCGAGCTGAACGAGATCCGCTCCGCCGCCCCCGACACGGTGGTGCGCTGCGAGAACTGCCGCCGCATCCTGGTGCGTACGTCCGAGTCGGGGCTGTAG
- a CDS encoding bifunctional RNase H/acid phosphatase has product MREFIVEADGGSRGNPGPAGYGAVVSDAATGETLAEAAEYLGVATNNVAEYRGLLAGLRAAHALDPEAAVHVRMDSKLVVEQMTGRWKIKHPAMKPLAAEAARVFPATRVTYEWIPRERNKHADRLANEAMDAGKRGEAWSASTSRAELDTPKPTEPPGPPGDATAGAARARAALASASASGGDPESPPAAAAADAADAANAANAAGASGVGSADVRAARAVGAADAGRSGAVAGASGTAAGASRADAAEADADVRAARAVAGGGVGREAADTPAAGAVAAPRAGWGPADLGPPATFVLLRHGETPLTPQKRFSGSGGSDPSLSDIGREQAARVAAALARRGTVQAIVASPLARTRETAGIVAARLGLEVGVEDGLRETDFGAWEGLTFGEVRDRHPDDLNAWLASPDAEPTGGGESFEATAARVAATRDKLIAAYAGRTVLLVTHVTPIKTFVRLALGAPSEALFRMELSAASLSAVAYYADGNASVRLFNDTSHLR; this is encoded by the coding sequence ATGCGGGAGTTCATCGTCGAGGCGGACGGCGGGTCGCGGGGCAACCCGGGGCCCGCGGGCTACGGGGCCGTGGTGAGCGACGCGGCGACGGGGGAGACCCTGGCGGAGGCGGCCGAGTACCTCGGCGTCGCCACCAACAACGTCGCCGAGTACCGGGGCCTGCTGGCCGGCCTGCGCGCCGCGCACGCGCTGGACCCGGAGGCCGCGGTCCACGTCCGGATGGACTCCAAGCTGGTCGTCGAGCAGATGACGGGCCGCTGGAAGATCAAGCACCCGGCGATGAAGCCGCTGGCCGCGGAGGCGGCCCGCGTCTTCCCCGCGACGCGGGTGACGTACGAGTGGATCCCGCGCGAGCGGAACAAGCACGCCGACCGCCTGGCCAACGAGGCGATGGACGCGGGCAAGCGGGGCGAGGCGTGGTCCGCCTCGACGTCCCGGGCCGAGCTGGACACCCCGAAGCCGACCGAGCCTCCGGGCCCGCCCGGCGACGCGACCGCGGGCGCGGCCCGCGCCCGCGCGGCACTGGCGTCCGCGTCCGCCTCCGGGGGTGACCCCGAGTCCCCGCCCGCTGCGGCTGCCGCCGATGCCGCCGATGCCGCCAATGCCGCCAATGCCGCCGGGGCTTCCGGTGTTGGCAGCGCGGATGTGCGCGCGGCGCGTGCGGTGGGGGCCGCCGACGCGGGGCGTTCGGGTGCTGTCGCCGGGGCCTCCGGTACTGCTGCCGGGGCTTCCCGTGCCGACGCCGCGGAGGCCGACGCCGATGTGCGGGCCGCGCGGGCGGTGGCCGGGGGCGGGGTGGGGCGTGAGGCCGCCGACACCCCGGCCGCGGGGGCCGTGGCCGCGCCCCGTGCCGGGTGGGGGCCCGCCGATCTGGGCCCGCCGGCCACCTTCGTGCTGCTGCGGCACGGTGAGACCCCGCTGACCCCGCAGAAGCGTTTCTCGGGCAGTGGAGGCAGTGACCCCTCCCTCTCCGACATCGGCCGGGAGCAGGCCGCCAGGGTCGCCGCCGCCCTCGCCCGGCGCGGCACCGTGCAGGCGATCGTCGCCTCACCGCTCGCCCGCACCCGCGAGACCGCCGGCATCGTCGCCGCCCGTCTCGGGCTCGAGGTGGGCGTGGAGGACGGGCTCCGCGAGACCGACTTCGGCGCCTGGGAGGGCCTCACCTTCGGCGAGGTCCGCGACCGCCACCCCGACGACCTGAACGCCTGGCTGGCCTCCCCGGACGCCGAACCCACCGGCGGCGGCGAGAGCTTCGAGGCCACCGCGGCCCGGGTCGCCGCGACCCGGGACAAGCTGATCGCCGCGTACGCCGGCCGCACGGTCCTGCTGGTCACCCATGTGACCCCGATCAAGACCTTCGTCCGGCTCGCCCTGGGCGCCCCGTCCGAGGCGCTGTTCCGCATGGAACTCTCGGCGGCCTCGCTGTCCGCGGTGGCGTACTACGCCGACGGCAACGCCAGCGTCCGCCTGTTCAACGACACCTCGCACCTGCGCTGA
- the eda gene encoding bifunctional 4-hydroxy-2-oxoglutarate aldolase/2-dehydro-3-deoxy-phosphogluconate aldolase — MSSPLPSSPSSAFSVLDLAPVVPVVVVEDAADAVPLARALVAGGLPAIEVTLRTPAALDAIRAVAGEVAGAVVGAGTVITPGQVGEAVDAGARFLVSPGWTDVLLDAMRGSGVPFLPGVSTASEVVALLERGVREMKFFPAQAAGGTAYLKSLAGPLPQARFCPTGGIGPDSAPDYLALPNVGCVGGSWMLPADAVAARDWDRVERLARAAAGLSAGARCR; from the coding sequence ATGAGTTCTCCCCTGCCCTCGTCCCCCTCCTCCGCCTTCTCGGTCCTCGACCTCGCTCCGGTCGTGCCCGTCGTCGTCGTCGAGGACGCCGCCGACGCGGTACCGCTGGCGCGTGCGCTGGTGGCCGGGGGGCTGCCCGCGATCGAGGTGACCCTGCGCACGCCCGCCGCGCTGGACGCGATCCGCGCGGTCGCCGGTGAGGTGGCCGGGGCCGTGGTCGGGGCCGGGACGGTGATCACCCCCGGGCAGGTGGGCGAGGCGGTGGACGCCGGGGCGCGGTTCCTGGTCAGCCCGGGGTGGACGGACGTCCTGCTGGACGCCATGCGCGGATCCGGGGTGCCGTTCCTGCCGGGGGTGTCCACCGCTTCTGAAGTGGTGGCACTCCTTGAGCGCGGGGTGCGGGAGATGAAGTTCTTCCCGGCGCAGGCGGCGGGCGGGACCGCCTATCTGAAGTCGCTGGCCGGCCCGCTCCCGCAGGCCCGTTTCTGCCCGACCGGGGGCATCGGTCCCGACTCCGCTCCGGACTATCTCGCCCTGCCCAACGTGGGCTGTGTGGGCGGCAGTTGGATGCTCCCGGCGGACGCGGTGGCCGCCCGGGACTGGGACCGGGTCGAGCGGCTGGCGCGTGCGGCGGCGGGGCTCAGCGCAGGTGCGAGGTGTCGTTGA
- the yaaA gene encoding peroxide stress protein YaaA has translation MLVLLPPSEGKAASGRGAPLKPESLSLPGLAAAREAVLTELVDLCTGDEDKAREVLGLSEGLRGEVAKNAGLRTAGARPAGEIYTGVLYDALDLASLDAAAKRRAATSLLVFSGLWGAVRVTDRIPSYRCSMGVRLPGLGALGGHWRAPMAEVLPEVAGGGLVLDLRSAAYAAAWKPKGEPAGRTATVRVLHAPTRKVVSHFNKATKGRIVRSLLTAGPAPKDPAELVEALRDLGYVVEAAAPSRAGTAWALDVLVDEVH, from the coding sequence GTGCTTGTCCTGCTGCCGCCGTCCGAGGGAAAGGCCGCTTCCGGCCGCGGTGCCCCGCTGAAGCCCGAGTCGCTGTCGCTGCCGGGGCTGGCCGCGGCGCGGGAGGCCGTCCTGACCGAGCTGGTGGACCTGTGCACCGGTGACGAGGACAAGGCGCGCGAGGTGCTCGGGCTGAGCGAGGGGCTGCGGGGCGAGGTCGCCAAGAACGCCGGGCTGCGGACGGCCGGGGCGCGGCCCGCCGGGGAGATCTACACCGGGGTCCTGTACGACGCCCTGGACCTGGCCTCCCTCGACGCGGCGGCGAAGCGGCGGGCCGCGACGTCCCTGCTGGTCTTCTCCGGGTTGTGGGGCGCGGTCCGGGTGACCGACCGGATTCCCTCCTACCGCTGCTCGATGGGGGTGCGGCTGCCGGGGCTGGGGGCGCTGGGCGGTCACTGGCGGGCGCCGATGGCCGAGGTGCTGCCCGAGGTGGCGGGCGGCGGGCTGGTCCTGGACCTGCGGTCGGCGGCGTACGCGGCGGCCTGGAAGCCGAAGGGCGAGCCGGCCGGACGGACGGCGACCGTACGGGTGCTGCACGCGCCCACCCGGAAGGTGGTCAGCCACTTCAACAAGGCGACCAAGGGCCGGATCGTACGGAGTCTGCTGACGGCCGGGCCCGCGCCGAAGGACCCGGCGGAGCTGGTGGAGGCGCTGCGGGACCTCGGGTACGTGGTGGAGGCGGCGGCGCCCTCGCGGGCCGGGACGGCGTGGGCGCTGGACGTGCTGGTGGACGAGGTGCACTGA
- a CDS encoding TetR/AcrR family transcriptional regulator: MAGKEGRTPRERYRSQVRAEIKERAWEQIASSGAPGLSLNAIAKQLGMSGPALYRYFAGRDDLITELIRDAYRGLADALRATTASGGTDLAALGAALRSWALADPQRYFLVYGTPVPGYHAPDDVTTVAREIMAMLLDAARLVDGPADGSGLDDHLAGHRAWADGHPADPAALHRALSFWTRLHGVLSLELAGHFTGMGFDPALLYAAELDGLAHAVR; the protein is encoded by the coding sequence GTGGCGGGCAAGGAGGGGCGGACGCCCCGTGAGCGGTACCGGAGCCAGGTGCGCGCGGAGATCAAGGAGCGCGCCTGGGAGCAGATCGCCTCGTCGGGGGCGCCCGGGCTGTCGCTGAACGCCATCGCCAAGCAGCTGGGCATGAGCGGTCCCGCGCTCTACCGGTACTTCGCCGGCCGCGACGACCTGATCACCGAGCTGATCCGGGACGCCTACCGCGGTCTCGCCGACGCCCTGCGCGCGACCACCGCGTCCGGCGGCACGGACCTGGCCGCGCTCGGGGCCGCACTGCGCTCCTGGGCCCTCGCCGACCCCCAGCGCTACTTCCTCGTCTACGGCACCCCCGTGCCCGGCTACCACGCCCCCGACGACGTCACCACGGTCGCGCGCGAGATCATGGCGATGCTCCTCGACGCCGCCCGGCTCGTGGACGGCCCTGCGGACGGCTCCGGTCTCGACGACCACCTCGCCGGGCACCGCGCGTGGGCGGACGGCCACCCCGCGGACCCGGCCGCCCTGCACCGCGCGCTGTCCTTCTGGACCCGTCTGCACGGCGTGCTGTCCCTGGAGCTCGCGGGCCACTTCACGGGCATGGGCTTCGATCCGGCCCTGCTCTACGCCGCCGAGCTGGACGGCCTGGCGCACGCCGTACGCTGA